The Tripterygium wilfordii isolate XIE 37 chromosome 18, ASM1340144v1, whole genome shotgun sequence nucleotide sequence ACAAAAAATGACTTCTTTACAATGATAAGTACAATTAAGAGTACCAGAAGCAATTTAAAAGCAACATCAACACAAGCATCAGTATCATCACGATCCTGTTAAATGATTTGGAACTCCCGAACCGTTTTGAAATTAGAACTAACCAAAATGCTAGTCTGCCTGTGCACATCATGATGAAATAGTACCAATTCTGGAAAATATTATCAAAACTAATACAAAAGAAAACGAGTATTTCAAAGGAATCACTGTCTTCAACTTGGGCAAGCTTACCTTAATATGAGCTTATCCCACTTCAGAAAACCTGCATTGATCAAGTTTTCCTCTGTAACACTCCTATGCTTCTCGCTGCGGCCAGTCAGGAAGATGACTTTTAAGCCCAAACCCAAAACCTCTTCATAGAGTGTCAAACTGGGCTTTATAGCAAATGCTTCACCCTTCTCTACCCATTTATCAAACTGCAATGGATCAAATATCTCCAATCTATAGATTcgcagaaaagaaagaaacagtaCTTGATTATTTCTTACAATTTAATTAAAGTCAAGTCAGAGGAAAAAAGAGTATTCTAATCAACCAGTATGCTGTACCGATACAATACCTACACAATGATGAATTAATAGAAAATAAATTCGTAAGAAAATTTCACCCCTAGGTTGGTTTTTCTAAGTTTTGCAATCAAACAGggagaggaaaaaataaaaccaaaacagtTATAAGGCAGTCAATCTAATAaagtttttcttctaaaaaaatcttTCCCCTGTTTGGACTTATCAGGCAGACAGGCCCCAAAAACGAGTTCAATGGTTCTtaacatatatatttcaatctcctactttctcagcaaccaaacacgAAAAAGAATATATTGTTCCGAATATTCCAAATTCGATAAAGAGATGTAAAACAAAACCTACCCATAACCATGCTCTTGGTAATAGGGAAGATTGGATAACAATGTCTCATCGATGTCAAACACCCACGCATCCTTCCCATCACCGCCGAGTTCCACGCTTTTGGCGTAGAACGCGGACTCATTGGAGACCCTCTCGAGATCTGCACTATACCCTCTCCCCATCATGTAATCCTTGACATATTCCGCACACTCGCTGGGAACATTCTTCCACGGATTCA carries:
- the LOC119984640 gene encoding acid phosphatase 1 — translated: MIFSKLLIFFSLFSIAFSHETFNSHLLPRPLIIEYPETFREFNNEVQLHCTSWRFATETNNLNPWKNVPSECAEYVKDYMMGRGYSADLERVSNESAFYAKSVELGGDGKDAWVFDIDETLLSNLPYYQEHGYGLEIFDPLQFDKWVEKGEAFAIKPSLTLYEEVLGLGLKVIFLTGRSEKHRSVTEENLINAGFLKWDKLILRGSDDKEKHATVYKSEKRSDMVKEGYRIVGNSGDQWSDLLGSAMSARSFKLPNPMYYIP